In one Lycium barbarum isolate Lr01 chromosome 7, ASM1917538v2, whole genome shotgun sequence genomic region, the following are encoded:
- the LOC132604231 gene encoding calcineurin B-like protein 9 isoform X3, whose protein sequence is MRHLVVLDLKNYIIVQTSCVTVNEVEALYEMFKQLSSSIIDDGLIHKEELQLALFQTPHGENLFLDRIFDLFDEKKNGVIEFEELIHALDVFHPYAPIEDKIDYAFKLYDLRQTGFIEQEELKQMVIAILKESGIKLSEGPLEQIIDRTFADADADGDGKISKNDWKNFVIRNPSLLKNLTLPSLRDVTAAFPSFVFHTQVED, encoded by the exons TTACAGTAAATGAAgtggaagcattgtatgaaatgTTTAAGCAGTTGAGCAGTTCAATCATTGATGATGGTTTGATACATAAG GAAGAGCTTCAGCTGGCGTTATTCCAAACTCCACATGGGGAGAACCTTTTCTTGGACAGG ATTTTTGATCTTTTCGATGAAAAGAAAAATGGAGTGATTGAGTTTGAGGAATTAATCCATGCACTTGATGTCTTCCATCCATATGCTCCAATTGAAGACAAAATAGACT ATGCTTTTAAACTGTATGATCTACGACAAACCGGTTTCATAGAGCAAGAAGAA CTTAAGCAAATGGTGATTGCAATACTGAAGGAATCTGGTATTAAGCTGTCCGAAGGACCTCTGGAGCAAATTATTGATAGG ACATTTGCTGATGCTGATGCCGATGGGGATGGTAAGATCAGTAAAAATGACTGGAAAAACTTTGTGATTAGAAACCCCTCGCTGCTGAAGAACCTGACGCTTCCTTCTTTGAG GGACGTAACTGCTGCATTCCCAAGTTTTGTTTTCCACACACAAGTTGAGGACTAA
- the LOC132604232 gene encoding eukaryotic initiation factor 4A-2-like isoform X2: protein MAGSAPEGSQFDARQFDAKMSELIGAEQQEFFTSYDEVYESFDAMGLQENLLRGIYAYGFEKPSAIQQRGIVPFTKGLDVIQQAQSGTGKTATFCSGILQQLDYSLVECQALVLAPTRELAQQIEKVMRALGDYLGVKVHACVGGTSVREDQRILQSGVHVVVGTPGRVFDMLRRQSLRPDHIKMFVLDEADEMLSRGFKDQIYDIFQLLPPKIQVGVFSATMPPEALEITRKFMNKPVRILVKRDELTLEGIKQFYVNVEKEEWKLETLCDLYETLAITQSVIFVNTRRKVDWLTDKMRGRDHTVSATHGDMDQNTRDIIMREFRSGSSRVLITTDLLARGIDVQQVSLVINYDLPTQPENYLHRIGRSGRFGRKGVAINFVTKDDERMLFDIQKFYNVVVEELPANVADLL, encoded by the exons ATGGCAGGCTCTGCACCAGAGGGTTCTCAGTTTGATGCTCGTCAATTCGATGCGAAAATGTCAGAGCT GATTGGTGCTGAACAACAGGAATTCTTCACATCATATGATGAGGTTTACGAGAGTTTTGATGCCATGGGTTTGCAAGAAAACCTTCTGAGGGGCATCTATGCCTACG GTTTTGAGAAGCCATCTGCTATTCAGCAAAGGGGCATTGTTCCCTTTACCAAGGGACTTGACGTTATCCAGCAGGCACAATCTGGAACTGGAAAGACGGCAACTTTCTGCTCTGGAATACTCCAGCAGCTTGATTACAGTTTAGTTGAATGTCAGGCTCTGGTTCTTGCACCAACTCGTGAGCTAGCACAGCAGATTGAGAAGGTTATGCGAGCACTTGGTGACTATCTGGGTGTGAAGGTTCATGCTTGTGTTGGGGGTACCAGTGTCCGTGAGGATCAGCGTATCCTTCAGAGCGGTGTTCATGTCGTGGTTGGTACTCCAGGGCGTGTCTTTGACATGTTGCGCAGGCAGTCTCTTCGCCCCGACCACATCAAGATGTTTGTTCTGGATGAAGCTGATGAAATGCTCTCTAGAGGTTTCAAGGATCAG ATTTATGATATATTCCAACTTCTGCCACCAAAAATCCAAGTGGGTGTTTTCTCTGCCACTATGCCACCAGAGGCTCTTGAGATTACTAGAAAGTTCATGAACAAGCCCGTGAGAATTCTTGTGAAGCGTGATGAGCTCACTCTTGAAGGTATTAAGCAATTTTATGTCAATGTCGAAAAGGAAGAGTGGAAGCTTGAAACACTTTGTGATCTTTACGAGACCTTGGCCATCACCCAGAGTGTCATCTTTGTCAACACTAGGCGAAAGGTTGATTGGCTCACTGATAAAATGCGCGGGCGTGATCACACAGTATCTGCAACTCATGGAGACATGGATCAGAACACAAGAGATATCATTATGAGGGAGTTCCGGTCTGGCTCATCTCGTGTGCTTATCACAACCGATCTCCTCGCTCGTGGTATTGATGTCCAACAAGTCTCCCTTGTTATTAACTACGATCTGCCAACTCAACCAGAAAACTACCTGCATCGTATTGGTCGTAGTGGACGATTTGGAAGGAAGGGTGTTGCTATCAACTTTGTCACCAAGGATGACGAAAGGATGCTTTTTGACATACAGAAGTTTTATAATGTCGTAGTTGAGGAGCTCCCAGCCAATGTTGCTGATCTCCTTTGA
- the LOC132604232 gene encoding eukaryotic initiation factor 4A-2-like isoform X1, producing MNEEWIMLLIPVMAGSAPEGSQFDARQFDAKMSELIGAEQQEFFTSYDEVYESFDAMGLQENLLRGIYAYGFEKPSAIQQRGIVPFTKGLDVIQQAQSGTGKTATFCSGILQQLDYSLVECQALVLAPTRELAQQIEKVMRALGDYLGVKVHACVGGTSVREDQRILQSGVHVVVGTPGRVFDMLRRQSLRPDHIKMFVLDEADEMLSRGFKDQIYDIFQLLPPKIQVGVFSATMPPEALEITRKFMNKPVRILVKRDELTLEGIKQFYVNVEKEEWKLETLCDLYETLAITQSVIFVNTRRKVDWLTDKMRGRDHTVSATHGDMDQNTRDIIMREFRSGSSRVLITTDLLARGIDVQQVSLVINYDLPTQPENYLHRIGRSGRFGRKGVAINFVTKDDERMLFDIQKFYNVVVEELPANVADLL from the exons ATGAATGAAGAATGGATAATGTTATTGATACCAG TCATGGCAGGCTCTGCACCAGAGGGTTCTCAGTTTGATGCTCGTCAATTCGATGCGAAAATGTCAGAGCT GATTGGTGCTGAACAACAGGAATTCTTCACATCATATGATGAGGTTTACGAGAGTTTTGATGCCATGGGTTTGCAAGAAAACCTTCTGAGGGGCATCTATGCCTACG GTTTTGAGAAGCCATCTGCTATTCAGCAAAGGGGCATTGTTCCCTTTACCAAGGGACTTGACGTTATCCAGCAGGCACAATCTGGAACTGGAAAGACGGCAACTTTCTGCTCTGGAATACTCCAGCAGCTTGATTACAGTTTAGTTGAATGTCAGGCTCTGGTTCTTGCACCAACTCGTGAGCTAGCACAGCAGATTGAGAAGGTTATGCGAGCACTTGGTGACTATCTGGGTGTGAAGGTTCATGCTTGTGTTGGGGGTACCAGTGTCCGTGAGGATCAGCGTATCCTTCAGAGCGGTGTTCATGTCGTGGTTGGTACTCCAGGGCGTGTCTTTGACATGTTGCGCAGGCAGTCTCTTCGCCCCGACCACATCAAGATGTTTGTTCTGGATGAAGCTGATGAAATGCTCTCTAGAGGTTTCAAGGATCAG ATTTATGATATATTCCAACTTCTGCCACCAAAAATCCAAGTGGGTGTTTTCTCTGCCACTATGCCACCAGAGGCTCTTGAGATTACTAGAAAGTTCATGAACAAGCCCGTGAGAATTCTTGTGAAGCGTGATGAGCTCACTCTTGAAGGTATTAAGCAATTTTATGTCAATGTCGAAAAGGAAGAGTGGAAGCTTGAAACACTTTGTGATCTTTACGAGACCTTGGCCATCACCCAGAGTGTCATCTTTGTCAACACTAGGCGAAAGGTTGATTGGCTCACTGATAAAATGCGCGGGCGTGATCACACAGTATCTGCAACTCATGGAGACATGGATCAGAACACAAGAGATATCATTATGAGGGAGTTCCGGTCTGGCTCATCTCGTGTGCTTATCACAACCGATCTCCTCGCTCGTGGTATTGATGTCCAACAAGTCTCCCTTGTTATTAACTACGATCTGCCAACTCAACCAGAAAACTACCTGCATCGTATTGGTCGTAGTGGACGATTTGGAAGGAAGGGTGTTGCTATCAACTTTGTCACCAAGGATGACGAAAGGATGCTTTTTGACATACAGAAGTTTTATAATGTCGTAGTTGAGGAGCTCCCAGCCAATGTTGCTGATCTCCTTTGA
- the LOC132604233 gene encoding NDR1/HIN1-like protein 6, translated as MADRVHPSAKPNATTTTNPTTTTTKPLQFPPAKSQTYNPNRIPYRPTPTAYHRHNRKHCSCRRCFCYCCFWSLLIISTILILAAISGACFYLLFRPKPPLFSVSSVKIAQFKLRTSSDDTTRLTAKVNITLSTKNPNKKLIYNYDALSFTVVSNSVVLANGSFTGFNNGPNNVTIIHSTLSMASQVLDADSVSSLKSDMKRKNGLPLKILLDTMVVAKMDKLKSKKVGIRVTCEGIHGKIPTGKTPVVASIKNAKCKVDLRMKILKWTL; from the exons ATGGCTGATAGAGTTCACCCTTCAGCCAAACCAAatgccaccaccaccaccaatccCACAACTACTACCACAAAACCGCTACAATTTCCACCAGCAAAAAGCCAAACATACAATCCAAACCGCATTCCTTACAGACCAACACCAACAGCATACCACCGACACAACCGCAAACATTGCAGTTGCCGTCGATGTTTTTGCTACTGTTGTTTTTGGTCTCTTCTCATCATTTCCACTATCCTTATCCTAGCCGCAATTTCCGGCGCGTGTTTCTACTTGCTCTTCCGTCCTAAACCTCCGTTATTCTCCGTTTCCTCCGTTAAAATCGCACAATTCAAACTCCGTACTAGTTCAGATGATACCACCCGCCTTACCGCCAAGGTCAACATCACGCTCTCCACCAAAAATCCGAATAAAAAGCTGATTTACAACTACGACGCCCTTTCCTTCACAGTGGTGTCAAATTCAGTCGTACTAGCCAATGGATCGTTCACAG GATTCAACAATGGTCCAAATAATGTTACAATTATTCACTCAACTTTATCAATGGCGTCTCAAGTGCTTGATGCGGATtcagtttcatctttgaaatCAGATATGAAGAGAAAAAATGGATTACCATTGAAGATCTTGTTGGATACAATGGTGGTAGCAAAAATGGATAAATTGAAGAGTAAAAAAGTGGGAATCAGAGTTACTTGTGAAGGAATACATGGAAAAATACCCACTGGAAAAACTCCTGTGGTGGCTTCAATCAAGAATGCTAAATGTAAGGTTGATTTAAGAATGAAGATCTTAAAATGGAccctttaa
- the LOC132604234 gene encoding eukaryotic initiation factor 4A-2-like gives MAGSAPEGSQFDARQFDAKMSELIGTEQQEFFTSYDEVYESFDAMGLQENLLRGIYAYGFEKPSAIQQRGIVPFTKGLDVIQQAQSGTGKTATFCSGILQQLDYSLVECQALVLAPTRELAQQIEKVMRALGDYLGVKVHACVGGTSVREDQRILQSGVHVVVGTPGRVFDMLRRQSLRPDHIKMFVLDEADEMLSRGFKDQIYDIFQLLPPKIQVGVFSATMPPEALEITRKFMNKPVRILVKRDELTLEGIKQFYVNVEKEEWKLETLCDLYETLAITQSVIFVNTRRKVDWLTDKMRGRDHTVSATHGDMDQNTRDIIMREFRSGSSRVLITTDLLARGIDVQQVSLVINYDLPTQPENYLHRIGRSGRFGRKGVAINFVTKDDERMLFDIQKFYNVVVEELPANVADLL, from the exons ATGGCAGGATCAGCACCAGAGGGTTCTCAGTTTGATGCTCGTCAATTCGATGCGAAAATGTCAGAGCT GATTGGTACTGAACAACAGGAATTCTTCACATCATACGATGAGGTTTACGAGAGTTTCGATGCCATGGGTTTGCAAGAAAACCTTCTGAGGGGCATCTATGCCTATG GTTTTGAGAAGCCATCTGCTATTCAGCAAAGGGGCATTGTTCCCTTTACCAAGGGCCTTGACGTTATCCAGCAGGCACAATCTGGAACTGGAAAGACGGCAACTTTCTGCTCTGGAATACTCCAGCAGCTTGATTACAGTTTAGTTGAATGTCAGGCTCTGGTTCTTGCACCAACTCGTGAGCTAGCACAGCAGATTGAGAAGGTTATGCGAGCACTTGGTGACTATCTGGGTGTGAAGGTTCATGCTTGTGTTGGGGGTACCAGTGTCCGTGAGGATCAGCGTATTCTTCAGAGCGGTGTTCATGTCGTGGTTGGTACTCCAGGGCGTGTCTTTGACATGTTGCGTAGGCAGTCTCTTCGCCCCGACCACATCAAGATGTTTGTTCTGGATGAAGCTGATGAAATGCTCTCTAGAGGTTTCAAGGATCAG ATTTATGATATATTCCAACTTTTGCCACCAAAAATCCAAGTGGGTGTTTTCTCTGCAACTATGCCACCAGAGGCCCTTGAGATTACTAGAAAATTCATGAACAAGCCCGTGAGGATTCTTGTCAAGCGTGATGAGCTAACTCTTGAAGGTATCAAGCAATTTTATGTCAATGTTGAAAAGGAAGAGTGGAAGCTTGAAACACTTTGTGATCTTTACGAGACCTTGGCCATCACCCAGAGTGTCATCTTTGTTAACACTAGGCGAAAGGTTGATTGGCTCACCGATAAGATGCGCGGTCGTGATCACACCGTATCTGCAACTCATGGAGACATGGATCAGAACACAAGAGATATCATTATGAGGGAGTTCCGATCTGGCTCATCTCGTGTGCTTATCACAACCGATCTCCTCGCTCGTGGTATTGATGTCCAGCAAGTCTCCCTTGTTATTAACTACGATCTGCCAACTCAACCAGAAAACTACCTGCATCGTATTGGTCGTAGTGGACGATTTGGAAGGAAGGGTGTTGCTATCAACTTTGTCACCAAGGATGACGAAAGGATGCTTTTTGACATACAAAAGTTTTATAATGTCGTAGTTGAGGAGCTCCCAGCCAATGTTGCTGATCTCCTTTGA